One genomic region from Anopheles bellator chromosome 2, idAnoBellAS_SP24_06.2, whole genome shotgun sequence encodes:
- the LOC131209363 gene encoding lachesin-like produces MDSFQCTKLVPVIVVLLLNRSLAKSQGGQDDRNTDSIQIEESNSYILDKDLPKFGEPIQNLTVPLGREAVLTCVINNLQTYKVAWLRVDTQTILTIQTHVITKNHRMAVAHVEGRAWVLRIRDVKESDKGWYMCQVNTDPMRNQIGYLNVVVPPNILDYPTSTDMVVREGSNVTLKCAASGSPTPSIIWRREGNEPINTGAATSLNSSSFSISRVNRLHMGAYLCIASNGIPPSVSKRVMLIVHFPPMIWIQDQLVGAALRQRLTLECQSEAYPRSINYWMKNETIITQGKRFEPSIKEINSYKVVMKLTIKEIDIADFGTYKCVVKNSLGETDGTIKVYHIPSTTVMATSPPATTTVAATTAESTYRKTYKIKGHHPSIDDFSASSNKILGTGESSELWNVDGTIEGRDHRYRDNGASFSDDQREKEAFIDTESNSRGIMHHTTIRNTHLIAVCYIVVATALTFR; encoded by the exons ATGGACTCCTTCCAGTGCACCAAACTCGTCCCAGTCATTGTTGTGCTGTTGTTGAATAGATCGCTCGCCAAGAGCCAAGGGGGACAAG ACGACAGGAATACAGACTCGATTCAAATAGAGGAAAGTAACTCCTACATTCTGGACAAAG ATTTGCCAAAGTTTGGAGAACCCATTCAGAATCTTACAGTGCCGCTTGGTCGAGAAGCTGTACTAACATGTGTCATCAACAATCTTCAAACGTACAAG GTCGCGTGGCTCCGAGTGGACACTCAAACGATTCTGACAATTCAGACGCACGTCATCACCAAAAACCATCGCATGGCTGTTGCTCACGTCGAAGGTCGAGCCTGGGTGCTGCGTATTCGCGATGTGAAGGAATCTGACAAGGGATGGTACATGTGCCAGGTCAATACAGATCCGATGCGCAACCAAATCGGGTACCTGAATGTCGTTG TGCCGCCAAACATACTGGACTATCCAACCAGCACCGATATGGTTGTACGCGAGGGAAGTAATGTAACATTAAAAtgtgccgcttccggttccccgaCGCCTTCCATTATCTGGCGCCGCGAAGGCAACGAACCGATCAACACGGGAG CTGCAACTAGCCTGAACAGCTCctccttttccatttcccgagTTAATCGACTGCATATGGGTGCATATTTGTGCATCGCGTCCAACGGCATTCCGCCATCGGTCAGCAAGCGTGTCATGTTGATTGTGCACT TTCCACCAATGATATGGATCCAGGATCAGCTTGTAGGCGCAGCCCTGAGACAGCGATTGACTCTCGAATGTCAATCGGAAGCTTACCCACGTTCTATCAATTATTGGATGAAGAATGAAACCATCATAACCCAAG GTAAACGCTTCGAGCCGTCTATTAAGGAAATCAACAGCTACAAAGTGGTCATGAAGCTTACAATCAAGGAGATCGATATCGCTGACTTTGGAACATACAAGTGCGTTGTGAAGAATTCCTTAGGCGAAACGGATGGAACTATTAAAGTTTACC ATATTCCTTCTACTACCGTAATGGCAACAAGTCCCCCAGCAACGACAACAGTTGCAGCAACGACAGCAGAAAGCACCTACCGGAAAACCT ATAAAATCAAGGGTCACCACCCATCGATCGACGATTTTTCTGCTTCGTCCAACAAAATTCTTGGCACTGGCGAAAGTTCTGAGTTGTGGAATGTCGACGGAACAATCGAAG GTCGAGATCATCGGTACAGGGACAACGGTGCAAGCTTTAGTGACGATCAGCGCGAAAAGGAGGCTTTCATCGACACAGAAAGTAACTCTCGAGGCATCATGCATCATACCACGATTAGAAACACTCACCTGATAGCGGTGTGTTACATTGTGGTAGCCACTGCACTCACCTTTAGGTGA